The DNA window ACTACACGACGATCAGACATCACTTGGACGTGCTCGTGGAGAACGACGTTCTCAGGAACAGCGGCGACGAGTACGGCGCGATTTACCTCCCGACGGACCGAGCGCGGGCGAACTGGGAGACGGTCGAACGAATCATCGAGCAGGTGGAGTGAGTATGGTGGAAATTAGACCAACCGACAAACGGACGAGGAACCGGACTCCGGTGAGTAGATGGACGTGTT is part of the Halococcus hamelinensis 100A6 genome and encodes:
- a CDS encoding ArsR/SmtB family transcription factor; translation: MEAVLWYVFIGTRGGENRARLLRALANRPRNPNQLADDLDLDYTTIRHHLDVLVENDVLRNSGDEYGAIYLPTDRARANWETVERIIEQVE